The genomic DNA GTCAATTTTGTGGAAGGGCAGGCGGCGGACGATGGCAGGCATGCGGTTGACGAAGATGGCAAGCAGATACAGGAAGCCGATGTAACACAGGGCACCGAAAAAGATTGATTCTGCGCCACTGCCTAGGTTGAAATTGAATTTGAAAAGGTCCATGATGATTCTTGATTAATGCTATAGGTTGGCCATCCACCCCCGCACCGGTACATCCGGCACGGGAGTGGATTCGCAGGGTCACCCGGGTGGTCAGGCCAGGGCCGGTCGGCAGAGGTAGGCCTCCGCCGACGACCAGGGTTCGGACGGCGTCTTCTGGACGACGGTACTCGACGTGCTGGAGCCGCCGCTCGAGCTCTCGTTCTTGACGATGAGGTCGTTGTAGCTCTGGGCGGTGGCCCGGAAGTGGTCGCACTCGCCGGGCTTCAGCAGCACGGCGCTGACGGAGTTCCAACCGTCCTGGTTGGCCCAGCCGCCAGCCGCGTGGCTCCACTGACGGGGCCACGACTCCTTGCGCTCGATCTTGAGGTAGTTCCAGCAGCCAGCCGTGTCCGAGCAGTCGCGCTCGAAGTCGGCCCAGGCAACGACGCTGTCGCCCTCGAGCTTGGGGGTGTGGACGCTCTTGACGCTCGCCATGGCCGAAGCCGGCGAGGCAAGCAGCAGGTTGCTGAGCACGAGCATGAGCCCGGTCAGCAGACTGACTGCGGTCGCTCTTGTGAATGGCATGTCGCTCCCCGAAAGCGGTTGTTGGATGGGTGACCCTGCCTAAACATATTACGACACAATCGCCAAGCGCCGCAATATAATTCTTTGCCAATGCTGAAAATCAGCGTGTAACAGACAGTGCATACAAGGCGATGCCCGCAGCCACCGATACATTGAAAGACTCCTTGCGGCCGCGCATCGGTATCTCGACGATATCATCGCACAATGCCAGCAGATCCGATGCTACGCCATCAACTTCTTCGCCCAGGAGCAACGCCAGCCGGGTGGGCGGTGCGTAATCGGGCAGGTTGATGCTACCGCTAGCCTGCTCAAGTGCCACAAGCTGGAATTCCTCCTGCCGCAGCTGTCGCATTAATGCTGTGGCGGACTGATGGTGGCTGAATGGTACGGTTGCCTCGGCGCCAAGCGCGCTCTTATGGATCTGCCGGGTCAGCTTGTCGCGCTCGTGCGGCAAGCGGGCATCAGTACCATCAAGCAGTGCCGGGTACGGTGTGTAGCCGCTGAGATAGAGGTGTTTCACGCCGAATCCGTCGCAGCTGCGAAAGATCGCCCCGACATTATGGGTGGAACGGATATTGTGGGCAATGACGACGATTTCCATGGTGGTTTTAGTGTACACTGCCGCGATGTCAGCGCAAACTATGTCAAAAACGCTACCTGTAGTGCAATAAGTGGTCTCTAGTGCGCTACCTGTAGTGCGCTATATATAGCGTAGGTACTGACGCCGCTGTGCTTTGCTGCTTATGGTTAGTCATAGTACAATAAGAGCCAATGAGCCGAGACACCAAAGCCGACGTGCGCGTCCGTCAGCAAGAAGAAGAGAATACCGAGCGGCGAGCCCATCTGCTTGGGTTGCGCTACCTGGACACCAGGGCCATCGTCAATAACCTGCCACTGGTTGACGGCTATACCGATAATGACGAGATGCGCAAGAACGTCCTGGTGCCACTGCTGGCGCCGGCCGAAAACCAGAACCTGACGTTTGGCATCACTATCAATACGCCGCAGCCGGCGGTCAAGGCGATCCGCGAGCGCAACCCCGAGCTGAACATCGATTTCTACCTCATCAGCAACAGCAGCTTCCGCGATTTCATGCTGCGCTACGACCCGCCGCAGGAAGTCCACTACGATGACGTCAAGATTGCCAAGGACGGCGACAGTGCTACTATCGCCGAAGTATCCAAGACGCTGGAATCGGTCAACTCGGATGACCTGTTGGATTACCTCATCAACCAGTCGTACCACCTGAACGCCAGCGACATCCATATCGAGCCGCAGCGCGAACATGTACGCGTCCGCTTCCGTGTTGACGGTGCCCTGCACCCGGTGGCCAACTTTAGCCACGACAAATACCGCGTGGTACTGGCTGCCATTGCCTCACGCGCCAACATCTCGTTTGCCGCCACTGACGCGCAGACCGGACACCTGACCCAGAAGGTTATTAACCCGGAGGGCGCAGAGGAAATCCTTAACATGCGTATCGAAACGGTGCCGACGGTCCATGGCCAGGACGCCGTCATCCGTCTCTTCAATTTTGACGAATCTTTATTAAATCTTGATGTACTCGGCCTGACGAAACAGGAACTTAATGAATTCGGTGAGATTATCAGCCATCCGCACGGCATGGTAATGGTGGTGGGGCCGACCGGTTCGGGTAAGTCGACGACGCTCTACAGTATTATCAATTCATTAAACGAGTCGTCACGAAAAATTCTTACCCTGGAAGATCCGGTCGAGTTCAGCATCCCGGGCATCAGCCAGATTCCCGTCAATACCCAGACCGGCGACAGCTTCGCGGAGAAGTTGCGGGCCGTGCTGCGCCTCGACCCCGACGTGGTCATGGTCGGTGAGATCCGTGATGTCGACACCGCCAAGACGGCGGTCCAGGCTTCGATTACCGGCCACCTGGTCTTGACGACCTTCCACGCCAACTCGGCGGCGACGGCATTGAGCCGCATGATAGACATGATCGGCGTCAACCCGATATTTTCCACGGCCATCCGCCTGATTATCGGCCAGCGGCTGGTGCGCCGGCTGGACGACAACACCAAAGAGGCGTACACCCCCGACGAAGCCACCCAGAAATGGATACGCACCGTGCTGCAGGTGTTGCCGCCCGATGTGCCGCCGGTCGACTTTGACAACCTGACGCTCTACCGCCCGGTGCCGACGCCAGAGAACCCTTTTGGCTTCAGCGGGCGTATCGTGCTGATGGAGCAGATGATCGTCAATGAGGAGATTCAAAAGTTCCTGCGCGGCGACGCCGCCGGGGAGGGTTCGGAAAAAATCGAGGCCGTCGCCAGGAAACAGGGCATGCTGACACTGGTGCAGCAAGGCGTGCTGCGGGCGCTGGCGGGTGAGACGACGCTGGACGAAGTCAACCGCGTACTATAGGCGCCGCGGATGCCGTGGGGCCGCCGGTGCAGCTGCTACCGATACAACGAAATAACCCAGACGATAACAACGAAATGCACCGCCTCGACGATAGCGCCGGGCGGTTTTTCGTACCACTGGATGCGCATCGCGAAGTTCATGAAGCCGTGCAGGGCGCGGGTGACTGGATGGTCGGCGCGGAAATACTTGTAATACCAGACGATATCCGGAGCGAAGGCCAGGAAGGCGCAGGCGCCGATGAGCAGGTCGAGCTGCGGAAAAAGCCACATGGCGGTGACGGTGACGATTATCATGCCCAGCCCGTCGGCGACGATGACGTTACGGAAGAACCGGCTGCCGGG from Candidatus Saccharibacteria bacterium includes the following:
- a CDS encoding type II/IV secretion system protein, which codes for MSRDTKADVRVRQQEEENTERRAHLLGLRYLDTRAIVNNLPLVDGYTDNDEMRKNVLVPLLAPAENQNLTFGITINTPQPAVKAIRERNPELNIDFYLISNSSFRDFMLRYDPPQEVHYDDVKIAKDGDSATIAEVSKTLESVNSDDLLDYLINQSYHLNASDIHIEPQREHVRVRFRVDGALHPVANFSHDKYRVVLAAIASRANISFAATDAQTGHLTQKVINPEGAEEILNMRIETVPTVHGQDAVIRLFNFDESLLNLDVLGLTKQELNEFGEIISHPHGMVMVVGPTGSGKSTTLYSIINSLNESSRKILTLEDPVEFSIPGISQIPVNTQTGDSFAEKLRAVLRLDPDVVMVGEIRDVDTAKTAVQASITGHLVLTTFHANSAATALSRMIDMIGVNPIFSTAIRLIIGQRLVRRLDDNTKEAYTPDEATQKWIRTVLQVLPPDVPPVDFDNLTLYRPVPTPENPFGFSGRIVLMEQMIVNEEIQKFLRGDAAGEGSEKIEAVARKQGMLTLVQQGVLRALAGETTLDEVNRVL
- a CDS encoding TrmH family RNA methyltransferase; translated protein: MEIVVIAHNIRSTHNVGAIFRSCDGFGVKHLYLSGYTPYPALLDGTDARLPHERDKLTRQIHKSALGAEATVPFSHHQSATALMRQLRQEEFQLVALEQASGSINLPDYAPPTRLALLLGEEVDGVASDLLALCDDIVEIPMRGRKESFNVSVAAGIALYALSVTR